A genomic window from Fibrobacterota bacterium includes:
- a CDS encoding M15 family metallopeptidase, with the protein MNPLLLPILLALRIAAVADPPTVDCQLERDSAIGRATSASLAATLDVRVVGYVGFDGKRHIGQIVCEKSVCQELVTWFAKMETVGFPFRSVCPISKFGGSDSASMAADNSYCFANRGIWGSREPSWHAQGRALDINPQENPAFKRGRVIPSTGRQRPGTPGTLSDTSIAVKSLRAIGWKWGAHWRRVQDWQHFQKVR; encoded by the coding sequence TTGAACCCTCTTCTCCTGCCGATCCTTCTGGCCCTTCGAATCGCCGCCGTTGCGGATCCCCCGACGGTGGATTGCCAACTCGAACGGGATTCGGCGATCGGACGCGCGACGAGCGCGTCTCTGGCCGCCACCCTGGACGTGCGGGTGGTCGGATACGTCGGATTCGACGGAAAACGTCATATCGGCCAAATCGTCTGCGAGAAGAGCGTATGCCAGGAACTCGTGACCTGGTTCGCCAAGATGGAGACGGTCGGATTTCCCTTCCGATCGGTGTGCCCCATCTCAAAATTCGGTGGCTCCGATTCCGCTTCCATGGCCGCCGACAACAGTTATTGCTTCGCCAACCGGGGCATCTGGGGCTCCCGCGAGCCCTCCTGGCATGCGCAGGGTCGCGCCCTGGACATCAACCCCCAGGAAAACCCCGCCTTCAAGCGAGGCCGCGTGATTCCCTCCACGGGACGCCAGAGACCGGGCACTCCGGGGACACTTTCCGACACCTCGATCGCCGTGAAGTCGTTGAGGGCCATCGGCTGGAAATGGGGCGCCCATTGGCGCAGGGTCCAGGATTGGCAGCATTTCCAGAAGGTCCGTTGA